In Lascolabacillus massiliensis, a single genomic region encodes these proteins:
- a CDS encoding lipoate--protein ligase, with protein MIYIVNKSNKPDFNISLEEYCFKNLTQYGKIFILWINEPSIIVGKNQNTQVEINEKYVKENGIHVVRRISGGGAVYHDLNNLNYTIISNEDSESRTFDFKAFSEPVIQTLKELGVDAEFSGRNDITIEGKKISGNAQAYIEGRVMHHGCILFDVDLTVLQKALETSSEVVEAKGVKSVRSRVDNILPNLPEKITVTEFANKILEQMKRKYPEMVEYKFSENELLEIEKRRKEKFGNWEWNYGSNPVAEIVRNRRYPGGKIQVFINTKKGLIDDITFFGTFFGVKSDLTDFQNRLKGIKYEKEDVFKAIKDIDITPYFAGFSTEELTDAIVD; from the coding sequence ATGATATATATTGTAAACAAATCAAATAAGCCCGATTTTAATATTTCTCTGGAGGAGTATTGTTTTAAAAATCTAACTCAATATGGTAAGATATTTATTCTCTGGATAAACGAACCTTCAATTATCGTAGGCAAGAATCAAAATACTCAGGTTGAGATCAATGAAAAATATGTCAAGGAAAATGGGATACATGTAGTACGCCGCATATCAGGTGGTGGAGCAGTGTATCATGATCTGAACAATCTAAATTATACAATAATTTCAAATGAGGATAGTGAAAGTCGGACTTTCGATTTCAAAGCATTTTCAGAGCCTGTAATTCAAACACTTAAAGAGTTAGGTGTTGATGCAGAGTTTTCGGGTCGTAATGATATTACAATTGAAGGAAAGAAAATTAGCGGAAATGCACAGGCATATATTGAAGGCAGGGTTATGCATCACGGATGTATACTCTTTGATGTAGATCTTACAGTACTGCAAAAAGCACTTGAAACATCCAGCGAAGTAGTAGAAGCAAAAGGGGTGAAATCTGTACGTAGCAGAGTAGATAATATTTTGCCCAACCTCCCGGAAAAGATAACAGTAACTGAATTTGCCAATAAGATACTTGAACAAATGAAAAGAAAATATCCAGAGATGGTTGAATATAAATTCAGTGAAAATGAATTACTTGAAATAGAAAAAAGAAGGAAAGAGAAATTTGGAAACTGGGAATGGAATTATGGTTCTAATCCTGTTGCTGAAATTGTACGTAACAGAAGATATCCGGGTGGAAAGATCCAGGTGTTTATAAATACCAAAAAAGGATTAATTGATGATATAACCTTTTTCGGTACTTTTTTTGGAGTAAAAAGCGATCTGACTGATTTTCAAAACAGACTAAAAGGAATAAAGTATGAAAAGGAAGATGTTTTTAAAGCAATAAAAGATATAGATATAACTCCTTATTTTGCTGGATTCTCTACTGAAGAACTGACAGATGCTATAGTAGATTGA
- the lpdA gene encoding dihydrolipoyl dehydrogenase, with amino-acid sequence MAFEIIMPKAGIDMTEGQIVKWLKKEGDQVKEGEIILEIMTDKTSMEIEAEASGILLKIVHKDDETVPVTTVIGYIGDENESIDTLMPEEFEDTGAEESEEDKRMIRLEDNYNVAVIGGGPAGYVAAIRAAQLGAKVAIVEKGVFGGTCLNVGCIPSKAYLKNVEIVEHIKHAASRGIIIENPEIKFDMEKVVEFKNGVVKKLTTGVEALLKSHGVDIYRGFGKINKNKDVVIDDKQIIKADKIILAGGSKVFMIDIPGIKNDKVLTSDDLLGLKEVPETMVVLGGGVIGAEMGLSFAGLGSKVIIVEMMDHIVSMFDDDITDELTRLIKKKGIEIVTSAKVTEVVDKGDKLEIKIEGRESVFADKALLAIGRVPDLESLGEVKFETERGRIKVDKYMETSVKGIYAPGDINGIKMLAHVAFRMGEVAAENAVKGNHRSVKLLSAPSVVYTLPEVAMVGLTEAQAREKYGDDIRIGRFNFSANGRALASSEAEGFVKVIADNRYGEVLGVHIIGPTAAELITQASLIMEMEITVDEVVNTIYGHPTYSEAIFEAFADVLDEAVHIPKKKKK; translated from the coding sequence ATGGCTTTTGAAATAATCATGCCCAAAGCAGGTATAGACATGACCGAAGGGCAAATTGTAAAATGGTTAAAGAAAGAGGGTGATCAAGTAAAAGAAGGTGAGATCATTCTTGAAATTATGACCGATAAAACAAGTATGGAGATTGAGGCTGAGGCTTCAGGTATACTGTTGAAGATTGTTCATAAAGATGATGAAACTGTACCTGTTACAACAGTAATAGGTTATATTGGAGATGAAAACGAATCAATAGATACTCTTATGCCTGAAGAGTTTGAGGATACAGGTGCTGAAGAGAGTGAAGAAGATAAGCGGATGATTCGTCTGGAAGACAATTACAATGTTGCTGTGATAGGCGGTGGTCCGGCTGGTTATGTTGCAGCCATCAGAGCCGCACAACTTGGTGCTAAAGTTGCAATTGTTGAAAAAGGAGTATTTGGAGGTACCTGTTTAAATGTTGGTTGTATACCATCAAAAGCCTATTTGAAAAATGTTGAAATAGTTGAACATATCAAGCATGCTGCTTCCAGGGGTATCATTATTGAAAATCCTGAAATCAAGTTTGATATGGAGAAAGTAGTAGAGTTTAAAAACGGTGTAGTGAAAAAACTCACCACCGGTGTGGAGGCTCTGCTTAAATCCCATGGGGTTGATATTTACAGAGGATTTGGTAAGATCAATAAAAATAAGGATGTTGTCATAGATGATAAGCAGATAATTAAAGCTGACAAAATTATTCTTGCCGGTGGTTCAAAAGTCTTTATGATAGATATACCAGGAATTAAGAATGATAAAGTTCTTACTAGTGACGATCTGCTTGGTTTAAAAGAGGTACCTGAAACAATGGTGGTTTTAGGTGGTGGAGTGATTGGAGCTGAAATGGGCCTTTCATTCGCCGGACTTGGCTCTAAGGTAATCATTGTAGAAATGATGGATCATATTGTATCTATGTTCGACGATGATATTACTGATGAACTTACCAGACTAATTAAGAAAAAAGGTATCGAAATAGTAACTTCAGCAAAGGTTACAGAGGTTGTTGATAAGGGTGATAAACTTGAGATTAAAATTGAAGGTCGTGAATCTGTATTTGCTGATAAAGCATTACTTGCAATTGGCAGGGTACCAGATTTGGAGTCACTGGGCGAAGTTAAATTTGAGACAGAAAGGGGTAGGATAAAAGTTGACAAGTATATGGAAACCAGCGTCAAAGGTATTTATGCTCCTGGAGATATAAACGGAATCAAGATGCTTGCCCACGTTGCATTCCGTATGGGTGAAGTGGCTGCAGAAAACGCAGTTAAGGGGAATCACCGTTCTGTTAAACTATTATCTGCACCATCAGTGGTTTACACACTGCCTGAGGTTGCAATGGTTGGTTTAACTGAAGCACAAGCTCGAGAGAAGTATGGTGATGATATTCGGATTGGTAGATTTAACTTCTCTGCAAATGGTAGAGCACTAGCTTCAAGTGAAGCTGAAGGCTTTGTTAAGGTTATTGCCGATAACCGTTATGGAGAAGTTCTTGGCGTACATATAATAGGACCAACTGCAGCCGAGTTAATAACACAGGCATCTTTAATTATGGAAATGGAAATTACTGTGGATGAAGTGGTAAATACCATTTATGGTCACCCAACTTATTCTGAGGCAATCTTCGAAGCTTTTGCCGATGTACTCGACGAAGCTGTTCATATTCCTAAAAAGAAGAAGAAATAG
- a CDS encoding nitric-oxide reductase large subunit, which translates to MSQKNLWIALSAVIIFSFAVLLYYGKQIYQKAPPIPVNVVNSSGKVLFTGQDIKDGQNIWQSMGGQEVGTIWGHGAYVAPDWTADYLHREAKFLLNKWSQEDHGVEFESLLPDEKAFMESRLQRFLRENTYDEKTGNLVIHNERYEAFLFLNEYYSGIFMDNPEFDELRASYAIAKNSIKSEDRMNKMSTFFFWASWACVTNRPGENITYTHNWPPDEQIGNVPTSDLILWTGFSIIMLLVGIGIMIFVQARSREEEILRPVEDPLMNQTITPSMWAVKKYFWIVNLLILAQVLLGVITAHYSVEGDGFYGIDIASFIPYSITRTWHIQLAIFWIATSWLATGLYIAPSLSGRDPKHQKIGVNVLFVALLIVVAGSLIGQWFGVMQRLDLVNNFWFGHQGYEYVDLGRFWQLLLVVGLFLWLALMVRPILPIIRKKTSEKSLLILFLISCAAIALFYAAGLMWGRTTNLAVAEYWRWWVVHLWVEGFFEVFATVVAAFLFVRLGLLGIKSATNNVLFATVIFLSGGILGTFHHLYFTGTPTAVMAVGATFSALEVVPLVIIGFEAYHNYRLSKATEWLEDYKWPIYFLLSVAFWNFLGAGIFGFIINPPIALYYMQGLNTTPVHGHAALFGVYGMLGIGLILFVLRSMYRKHKWNDKLISFTFWTLNIGLLLMIVLSLLPVGLMQTVASVKEGMWWARSAEFMQQPLLNVFKWLRTIGDTIFAIGSIALFLFVYQLTIMKKRKPTEKELDDKTE; encoded by the coding sequence ATGTCACAGAAAAATCTTTGGATTGCCCTCTCAGCAGTTATTATTTTTTCTTTTGCTGTGCTGCTTTACTATGGAAAGCAAATATATCAAAAGGCACCACCTATTCCCGTTAATGTCGTAAACTCTTCAGGTAAAGTCCTTTTTACCGGACAGGATATTAAAGATGGTCAAAATATTTGGCAAAGCATGGGTGGACAAGAAGTTGGTACAATTTGGGGGCATGGTGCATATGTTGCACCCGATTGGACGGCAGACTACCTGCACAGAGAAGCAAAGTTCCTTCTCAATAAATGGTCGCAGGAAGACCACGGTGTTGAATTTGAATCACTATTGCCTGATGAAAAAGCATTTATGGAAAGCAGGTTGCAAAGATTTCTAAGAGAAAATACATATGATGAGAAAACGGGAAACCTGGTAATTCATAATGAAAGGTATGAGGCATTTCTCTTTTTAAATGAGTATTATTCCGGTATTTTCATGGATAATCCTGAATTCGACGAACTTAGAGCTTCATATGCAATTGCAAAGAATTCTATTAAAAGTGAAGACAGAATGAATAAAATGTCAACATTCTTTTTCTGGGCTTCATGGGCATGTGTTACCAATCGCCCCGGCGAAAATATTACCTATACTCATAACTGGCCGCCTGATGAACAAATTGGCAATGTACCAACCAGTGATCTGATTCTTTGGACCGGTTTCAGTATAATTATGTTGCTTGTTGGTATAGGTATAATGATATTTGTTCAGGCACGTTCTCGAGAAGAAGAGATTCTGCGCCCTGTCGAAGACCCACTTATGAACCAAACAATAACACCTTCCATGTGGGCTGTCAAAAAGTACTTCTGGATAGTAAACCTGCTAATTTTGGCACAAGTACTACTTGGAGTAATAACAGCTCATTACTCGGTAGAGGGTGATGGGTTCTATGGGATAGATATTGCAAGCTTTATTCCATACTCGATAACACGTACCTGGCATATACAACTTGCAATCTTCTGGATTGCAACTTCATGGCTAGCAACAGGACTTTATATCGCACCATCATTAAGTGGAAGAGATCCTAAACATCAGAAGATTGGAGTTAATGTTCTCTTTGTTGCCCTGTTAATAGTTGTTGCAGGATCATTAATTGGCCAATGGTTTGGGGTTATGCAGAGACTCGATTTGGTAAATAATTTTTGGTTTGGCCACCAAGGATATGAATATGTAGATCTTGGACGGTTCTGGCAATTATTACTAGTGGTAGGCTTATTCCTGTGGCTGGCACTTATGGTAAGACCTATTCTTCCGATTATCAGAAAAAAAACGTCGGAAAAAAGTCTGCTAATACTTTTCCTTATATCATGTGCTGCCATTGCTCTGTTTTATGCAGCCGGTCTTATGTGGGGCAGAACTACAAATCTGGCTGTAGCAGAATATTGGCGCTGGTGGGTAGTCCACCTTTGGGTAGAAGGTTTCTTTGAAGTATTTGCAACAGTAGTTGCCGCATTTCTTTTTGTACGTCTGGGTCTATTAGGAATAAAGTCCGCAACAAATAATGTACTGTTTGCTACTGTAATATTCTTATCAGGAGGTATATTAGGTACTTTTCATCACCTCTATTTTACGGGAACACCAACAGCAGTGATGGCTGTAGGTGCAACATTCAGTGCACTTGAAGTAGTACCCCTAGTAATAATTGGTTTTGAGGCATATCATAACTATCGACTCAGCAAAGCAACTGAGTGGCTCGAAGATTACAAATGGCCTATATACTTCCTGTTGTCAGTAGCATTCTGGAATTTTTTAGGTGCCGGTATTTTCGGTTTCATAATTAATCCTCCTATTGCATTGTACTATATGCAAGGATTAAATACCACCCCGGTTCATGGTCATGCAGCACTCTTTGGAGTATATGGAATGTTAGGTATTGGGCTGATACTATTTGTATTGCGCAGTATGTACCGCAAGCATAAATGGAACGATAAGCTGATCTCATTCACTTTCTGGACACTTAACATAGGACTGCTGTTGATGATAGTTTTAAGTCTTCTGCCTGTAGGACTAATGCAGACAGTAGCCAGTGTTAAAGAGGGAATGTGGTGGGCAAGGTCAGCTGAGTTTATGCAACAACCCTTATTAAATGTATTTAAATGGCTTCGCACAATTGGTGATACAATTTTTGCCATAGGAAGTATCGCTCTTTTCTTATTTGTATATCAATTAACAATAATGAAGAAAAGAAAACCTACAGAAAAAGAATTAGATGATAAAACAGAATAG
- a CDS encoding alpha-ketoacid dehydrogenase subunit beta: MEKETKLMSVRDAIIMAMSEEMRRDENVFLMGEDVGIFGGDFGTSVGMLEEFGKERVRDTPISENAISGAAIGAAMTGMRPIVDVTFMDFIVYMMDNIVNQAAKTRYMFGGKGQIPVVFRAAAGGGVGSAAQHSQSLEAWFTHIPGLKVIAPGTPADVKGLLKAAVRDNNPVIFLEYKAQYNMKGEVPLDPDFVLPIGKADIKREGKDVTVVTYGRMLERVMQAAQEVYDAEGVEVEVVDLRTLSPLDKDAVIQSVKKTGKVLLVNDAHKTSGFIGEVAATIAESEAFDYLDGRILRLAGEDVPIPYNQTLESAMIPSVERIRKYILKLVNNR; the protein is encoded by the coding sequence ATGGAAAAAGAAACTAAATTAATGTCAGTCCGTGATGCAATAATCATGGCAATGTCCGAGGAAATGCGTCGTGATGAAAACGTTTTCCTAATGGGAGAAGATGTGGGTATTTTTGGTGGTGATTTTGGTACTTCTGTTGGTATGCTTGAAGAGTTTGGTAAAGAGAGAGTACGTGATACACCAATATCAGAAAATGCAATTTCAGGAGCCGCCATCGGTGCAGCAATGACAGGTATGCGTCCAATCGTAGATGTTACCTTTATGGACTTTATTGTTTATATGATGGATAATATTGTCAATCAAGCTGCAAAAACAAGATACATGTTTGGTGGTAAAGGTCAGATACCTGTTGTTTTCCGCGCAGCTGCAGGTGGAGGTGTAGGATCCGCAGCACAGCATTCTCAATCCCTAGAAGCATGGTTTACACATATACCCGGGTTAAAAGTGATTGCACCGGGTACTCCTGCTGATGTGAAGGGTTTACTTAAAGCTGCAGTACGTGACAATAACCCTGTAATTTTCCTTGAGTATAAGGCTCAGTATAATATGAAGGGTGAAGTACCACTCGATCCTGATTTTGTTCTGCCAATCGGTAAGGCCGATATTAAAAGAGAAGGAAAGGATGTGACAGTAGTAACATATGGTCGTATGCTGGAAAGAGTTATGCAAGCAGCTCAGGAAGTTTATGACGCAGAAGGAGTAGAGGTTGAAGTGGTGGACTTAAGAACACTTTCTCCACTTGATAAGGATGCAGTTATACAGTCCGTAAAGAAAACCGGAAAAGTACTGTTAGTAAACGATGCTCACAAAACCAGTGGTTTTATTGGTGAAGTAGCTGCTACAATTGCAGAGAGTGAAGCGTTTGATTATCTGGATGGAAGGATTTTGAGATTAGCAGGAGAAGATGTGCCAATTCCTTATAACCAGACTTTAGAATCTGCAATGATTCCAAGTGTAGAACGAATTAGGAAATATATCCTCAAACTAGTTAATAACAGGTAA
- a CDS encoding RrF2 family transcriptional regulator has product MFSKSCEYGIKAALYIASQSIEKRRVKIDDIVRNIDSPEAFTGKILGVLSKNKIVDSYTGPNGGFEIKQENLHLITIADIVKAIDGNSFFKGCVLGLSHCDENQPCPMHNTVTSIRNEMKEVLHSTTLFELATGIGKKDFMLMR; this is encoded by the coding sequence ATGTTTTCAAAATCTTGTGAATATGGAATTAAAGCAGCGTTATATATCGCCTCTCAATCTATTGAAAAGAGAAGGGTTAAAATTGATGATATTGTACGCAATATAGATTCGCCAGAAGCTTTTACAGGAAAAATTCTTGGAGTTCTTTCAAAAAATAAAATAGTAGACTCTTACACAGGCCCTAATGGTGGTTTTGAAATTAAACAGGAAAATCTGCATTTAATTACTATTGCCGACATAGTCAAAGCTATTGATGGGAACAGCTTTTTTAAAGGATGTGTACTTGGGTTAAGCCATTGTGATGAAAATCAACCATGTCCAATGCATAACACTGTAACATCAATTAGAAATGAAATGAAAGAGGTATTGCATTCTACAACATTATTTGAACTTGCTACCGGTATTGGCAAAAAGGATTTTATGCTTATGCGTTAG
- the pnuC gene encoding nicotinamide riboside transporter PnuC — protein sequence MQTIEIIGAIIGLLYLYLEYKANKWLWPVGVVMPVVYVWIFFNSKFYADMGVNIYYFFASIYGWILWNRHRNNGQDELPITHTPNKHILPITVTALLLFAIIAFILVRFTDSPVPFGDSFTTALSILGMWLLAKKYVEQWWFWFAVNIASCGLYIWKGLYPTSVLFGIYSVISVFGYFKWKKIMLNQYQSTIASVSSSVENPAK from the coding sequence ATGCAGACAATAGAAATAATTGGAGCCATAATCGGGTTATTGTACCTGTATCTCGAATACAAAGCCAACAAATGGTTATGGCCGGTTGGTGTTGTTATGCCTGTTGTATATGTATGGATTTTTTTCAATAGTAAGTTTTATGCCGATATGGGGGTTAATATTTACTACTTCTTTGCAAGTATTTATGGTTGGATTCTTTGGAACAGGCATAGAAATAATGGCCAGGATGAGCTCCCAATTACACATACACCAAACAAACATATTTTGCCTATAACGGTAACAGCTCTTTTACTGTTTGCAATTATTGCATTTATATTAGTTCGATTTACCGATAGTCCGGTTCCATTTGGTGACAGTTTCACCACTGCTCTAAGTATATTAGGTATGTGGCTACTTGCTAAAAAGTATGTAGAGCAGTGGTGGTTCTGGTTTGCAGTAAATATTGCGTCGTGCGGATTGTATATTTGGAAGGGACTCTACCCCACATCTGTTCTTTTTGGTATCTATTCAGTCATATCAGTTTTTGGGTACTTTAAGTGGAAGAAGATTATGCTAAACCAGTATCAATCTACTATAGCATCTGTCAGTTCTTCAGTAGAGAATCCAGCAAAATAA
- a CDS encoding dihydrolipoamide acetyltransferase codes for MENRKLRATPAARTLAKRLGVDLFNVTGTGYKGRIHRDDVAGFNYEDKIHVSPLAQKIADEHNIDLKGVVGTGYRNKIMKDDVLQLINDPEIISRFKLDDFGYPTIPVSTQTTKQTTVQQTPAAVKSQPAQVAAFDGETETVPMTQMRKIISKRMSESFFGAPTFIQTWEIDMTELLALRKKLINPIMEKTGKKLTVTDLISMAVVKTLLKHKYINSSLNKEGTELTFHNYVNLGMAVGMDDGLLVPVVKGADKMSLSEFVVAMKDLTERTFAKKLLPDEQSGSTFTISNLGMYGVDEFTAIINQPNSAILSVSSTQQRAVPRDGEIVIRPIMKISLTADHRVIDGLTGAKFMTDLKAALEDPLTLFV; via the coding sequence ATGGAAAACAGAAAACTAAGAGCAACACCTGCAGCAAGGACATTGGCAAAACGCTTGGGTGTGGATCTGTTTAATGTAACCGGAACAGGTTATAAAGGACGTATTCACAGAGATGATGTTGCAGGGTTTAACTACGAAGATAAAATACATGTGTCTCCTTTAGCTCAAAAGATTGCTGATGAGCATAATATAGATCTGAAAGGGGTGGTAGGCACCGGTTATCGCAACAAGATCATGAAGGATGATGTTCTTCAACTAATAAATGATCCAGAAATTATATCACGATTTAAGCTTGATGATTTCGGATATCCGACAATTCCTGTTTCAACACAAACCACTAAGCAGACTACCGTTCAGCAAACTCCTGCAGCTGTGAAATCACAGCCGGCTCAGGTCGCAGCTTTTGACGGGGAAACAGAGACAGTTCCGATGACACAGATGCGAAAAATTATATCAAAGCGGATGTCTGAAAGCTTCTTCGGTGCACCTACATTTATTCAAACCTGGGAGATTGATATGACCGAGCTACTTGCTCTGCGTAAGAAACTGATCAACCCAATAATGGAAAAGACAGGTAAAAAGCTTACGGTGACCGATCTTATTTCAATGGCGGTTGTAAAGACTTTGCTGAAACATAAATATATAAACTCGAGCCTGAACAAAGAGGGAACTGAATTAACCTTTCACAACTATGTAAATCTTGGGATGGCTGTTGGTATGGATGATGGATTGCTTGTCCCTGTAGTAAAAGGTGCGGATAAGATGTCGTTAAGTGAATTTGTTGTTGCAATGAAGGATTTAACAGAGCGTACATTCGCTAAAAAACTACTCCCTGATGAGCAGAGTGGAAGCACTTTTACAATCAGTAATCTTGGAATGTATGGAGTGGATGAATTTACTGCTATAATAAATCAGCCAAATTCGGCAATCCTAAGTGTTTCATCAACACAGCAAAGAGCTGTACCTCGTGATGGAGAGATAGTTATTCGCCCAATTATGAAAATAAGTCTGACCGCTGATCACAGGGTAATCGACGGATTAACAGGAGCTAAATTTATGACCGACCTTAAGGCGGCATTAGAGGATCCATTAACATTGTTTGTTTAG
- a CDS encoding thiamine pyrophosphate-dependent dehydrogenase E1 component subunit alpha produces the protein MAKTSAKVKTELSKDKLLEMHRMMLDIRNFDNKVNRLVKRGVVPGMTHFSVGEEAANVGAVAAINIGSDLITSNHRGHGQSIALGIDLNEMMAEIMGKATGTCKGKGGSMHIADLDGGNLGANGIVGGGMGMAIGAALTQKMKKTGNIVVCFFGDGACNEGTFHETLNMASIWKLPVIFYSINNMYGISTPISDVINIDYNYRRAASYGIPGHFIEDGNDLLAVYNKFEEIVKYVREGNGPVLVESITYRYLGHSTSDPGKYRTKEEVDEWKKKDPITRFEKYMLDNNLATKKEIEAVEKASEDAVEESVKFALSSPEPTLESAFEDIYAP, from the coding sequence ATGGCAAAGACAAGTGCTAAAGTTAAGACTGAATTGTCTAAAGATAAATTGCTGGAGATGCACAGGATGATGTTGGATATCCGCAATTTTGATAATAAAGTTAACCGTTTGGTAAAAAGAGGTGTAGTACCTGGTATGACACATTTCTCAGTGGGTGAAGAGGCTGCTAATGTTGGAGCTGTAGCCGCTATTAATATTGGATCAGATCTTATTACATCTAATCATAGAGGACATGGACAGAGTATTGCTCTGGGAATTGATCTAAATGAGATGATGGCAGAGATTATGGGAAAAGCTACCGGAACCTGTAAAGGTAAAGGAGGCTCAATGCATATTGCAGACCTTGATGGCGGAAACCTAGGAGCAAATGGTATTGTAGGAGGGGGAATGGGTATGGCCATTGGTGCTGCACTGACTCAGAAAATGAAAAAAACAGGTAATATCGTTGTATGTTTTTTTGGTGATGGTGCATGTAATGAAGGTACATTTCATGAAACCCTAAATATGGCATCAATATGGAAACTACCTGTTATTTTTTATTCAATTAATAACATGTATGGTATTAGTACACCCATTTCAGACGTAATAAATATTGATTATAATTATAGAAGAGCCGCATCATACGGAATCCCAGGACATTTTATTGAAGATGGAAATGATTTGTTGGCTGTATATAATAAATTTGAAGAGATTGTAAAATATGTTCGTGAAGGTAACGGACCTGTGTTGGTAGAATCTATAACATATCGTTATTTAGGTCACTCAACTTCAGACCCTGGTAAATATAGAACAAAAGAAGAGGTTGATGAATGGAAAAAGAAAGATCCTATTACTCGTTTCGAAAAATATATGTTAGATAATAACCTTGCAACAAAGAAGGAAATAGAAGCAGTTGAGAAGGCCTCTGAGGATGCAGTAGAAGAATCAGTTAAATTCGCTTTAAGCAGTCCTGAACCTACTTTAGAATCTGCTTTTGAAGATATTTACGCACCTTAA